From Shumkonia mesophila:
TGTGTGCCGGTGCCGGCCACGAAGGCGAATCCATGGATGCGCGCTATGTGATCCTGGTGCTCAATGGACTCACGCAAGGAGCGATTTTCTTCGTCCTTGGCAGTGGGCTCACCCTGGCCTTCGGACTCATGCGCATCGTCAACATGAGCCACGGCGCATTCTATCTGCTGGGCGGTTACCTGGGCCTCGCCACCCTCAGACTCACGGGCAGCTGGACGGCGGCCGTGGTGGCGGCCGGGCTTTCCATCGCGCTGCTTGGCCTCCTGCTTGAGCGGGGCATGCTGGCGCGTGTCCGGGAGGGCGGCGATCTCTCGCAGACGCTTCTTACGATCGCCCTTTCCATGATCATCGCGGACGTCGCGCTGGCCGTCTGGGGCGGACATTCACTCTCGATCCGCGCCCCTGCGGCCATCAGCATGCCCGTCACCATTTTCGGGATCACCTATCCGGGGTTCCGCTACGTCCTGATGGGCATCAGCGTGCTGATCGCCCTTCTGCTGTGGCTCATTCTCTATCGTACCCGTTTTGGCATCGCGGTGCGGGCAAGCGTGGACGATCGCGAAATCGTCAGCGCACTGGGCGTGCGCATCGACACGGTTTATTCGCTGATGTTCATGCTTTCGGCTTTCCTGGGCGGCATCGCCGGCGTTCTCGGAGGCACCTACCTTCAGCTAAGCCCTGGAGAAGATACGACGATCCTTACGTATTCGCTGGTGGTCGTGATCGTCGGCGGCCTGGGCAGCCTGATGGGCGCCGTGGTGAGCTCGCTGATTCTCGGCCAGATTCTGTCTTTCAGTCTGGCCTACGCTCCCCAGATGTCGATGTTCCTGGTGTTCGTGCCCATGGCTATCGTGCTCGCCGTTCGTCCCGAAGGTCTCTTTGGGAGGCGAGTATGACGGGAAGCGCGGTCCAACGTGACACCTTCCGGGGGGCCAAACTGATAGCGGGGGGCACTCTCATCGTTGCCCTGGTGGCGCTTCCGGCCTATGGGGACCAGTACACGCTGACCACTTTCATCCGTACGATCTATTTCGGCTTCCTGGCCTTGAGCGTTGGCTTCCTGCTGGGCCAGGGAGGGATGATCAGCCTCACGCAGACCGCCTTTTTCGGTATCAGCGGCTATGTCGTGGGACTTCTCGGTGCCGAACGCGGCCTCCCGTTCCCGATCCCCGAACTGGCCGGTCTCGGCCTCGTCGCCGCGACCGCGCTCCTCTTCGGGCTGGTCGTCATGCGCACCCACGGAATTGTGTTTCTCATGCTCACCCTGGCGCTGGGTCAGATTTGCTGGTCCTTCGCCCGCCAGAACACCAGCGTGTTGCATGGATGGGCAGGCATCCGGGGCATCCAGCCGCCTTCCGTCTTCGGTCTCGATCTGACCCAGAACGCGACGTTCTACTGGATGTCACTGGTACTTTTTGGTCTCGGGCTGCTCCTCCTTTGGCGGCTTGTCGAGTCGCCTTTCGGGCTGGCATTGAATGGAATCCGGGAAAGTCCCCGGCGCATGAGCGCGCTGGGATACCCGGTCTTCTGGCTGCGGGTGATGGCGTTCGTGATCGCCGCGCTCTATGCCGGGGTTGGTGGAATTCTTGCCGCGTGGTCTTCCGGAATCGTCACCCCGACGGCGCTCCAGCTCAGCCGGACGATCTGGATCCTGCTGGTCGTCATCCTGGGTGGCGCGCGGTATTTCTGGGGCCCGGTTCTCGGAGCCGTGATCGCGGTTTGGCTCGACGTCATCATCAGTCAGCTTACGCCCCGTTACAACACCGTGATCGGAATCGTGTTCGTGGTGGTGATCCTCGTTGCGCCGAATGGGATCCTGGGAGTGTGGGAGAAAATAAGCGCTAAACGGCGAAGATTCCGCGGGGTGGCGGAGAGCGATCACGCGGAAGCGCTTTCGACTGCGCCGAAGGTGCGGCGCAGGCTGTCAAGGGCAGAGGAGGATTAACATGATTAGTCACGACGCGATCAAGAAGACGTTCGCACCGCTCGTCGCGGCAGGCATCATCGCGACGCCCGCGGCGGCTTTCGCTGCCGACGGGACCGTTACCATCGGGATGCTCAGCGCTTTCACCGGAGCGTTCGCTTCGTTCGGACAGCTCCAGAAGGAGGGTGCCGTCTTGGCGCTGGAGCAAAGGGACTACAAGGTCGCCGGAAAGACCATCAAGATCATTTACGCGGACGACCAGCTCGACAACGAGTTGGCGGTCACCAAGGCGAAACAACTCGTCGAGCAGGATAAGGTCGATGTGATCACCGGCCTCGTTTCCGGAGACGAAGGTCTTTCGGTCGGGGCCTATATGAAAGACAAGAAGATCCCGGTGGTGCCCATGTACTCGGCCTCCGAGGATTCGACCATGCGGGAGTGGTACCCCTTTATCGTGCGGCCGACCTGGACCGGCGCGCAGCCCATGGATGTGTTCGGATATTGGCTGGCAAAGGTCAAAGGCATCAAGAAGATCTACATGATCGGGGAGGACTACTCTTACCCCTACAACCAAGCGGGTGGCTTCAAGCGCGGCTTCCTGCGGGGTGGCGGCGTCGAGGTGAAGACCGTTTGGCATGCGGTTCCCACCTCCGACTACTCCTCGATCATCGCGTCGATCCCCCTCGGTGAGAAGTATGACGCCGTCCTCTACAATGGCGCCGGGTCCGACGCCGTGGCGTTCGTCAAGCAATACGTGGAATTCGGCATGCAGAAACGGATTCCGCTGTTCGGCCAGTCCAACACTTTCGAGAAGCCGGATCTCGATTCCATGCCCCAGGAGATCGTTGGCGCATATTCGGCGCATCTGACCGCCGACGACTTGAACACGCCCAACTGGAACAAGTTCCGGGATGCGTTCAAGAAGCGCTGGAACCACAGCCCGTCGGCGGCCTCGGAGTTCGCTTACGGGTCCATGGAGCTCATCCTCCGGGCCATCGAGGCCCGCAAGGGAGACGTAGCCGACAAGGCAGCCCTGGTCGCGGCCATGCGTAGCGTGGACATGAGCGACGAACCGCGGGGACCGGTGAAGCTCGACGACTACAACGCGGCGATCGAGAACGTCTACATCCGGGAAGTGGCGCTCGGGTCGGACGGCGTCATGTACAACAAGGGCTTGTTTACGGCAAAGAACGTGAGTCAGTTCGGTCCCTATGACCCCAAGGTCTACATGAAGCAGCCGGCCGACGGCCGCACCAGTCCGCCCGATCTCCGCGCGGAGATGCCTTCTGAGATGCTTCAGGTGGCCAGGGATTACGAGTTCGTCCCGTTCGGCAAGTAGGCCGTTGCCGGAAGCAGGGTACACCATGACTCTCCCCGATCAGCAGTACGCCATCGTCACACGGCAGGTATCGAAGACCTTCGGCGGTATCAAGGCCGTCCAAGGGGTGGATATCGCCGTCGCCGTGGGCGAGCGGCGTGCTCTGATCGGGCCTAACGGTGCCGGCAAGTCGACGCTCTTCAACCTGATCACCGGAGAAATTTCGGTAGACGAGGGACAGATCCACGTTCTCGGCCGGGATGCCACCCGTTTCAGCGTGCAGCGTCGTGCCCGCCTTGGGCTTGGGCGCACCTACCAGATCTCCCAGCTTTTCCTGGAGTTGTCGGTCGAACAGAGCCTGTTCCTCGCAAGCGGCACGGGTACCGGATTCGGCCTGAGCCTGCTTAGCGGGTGGCGGGATCGGCCCGGGGAGCGGGCCTGGAATCGCGAAGTGGCCGAGCGGGTCGGCCTTGCGGATCATCTGTTCCGTCGTGTGGGAGAGTTGTCACACGGGCTTCAGCGCCAACTCGAACTCGGCATGGCACTCGCAATGCGACCGCGCCTGGTGATGCTCGACGAACCCGCGGCGGGCCTTTCGCCGGCCGAGCGCCAGACACTGGTCGTGCTCATCCAGGCAATGGCACCCGACATCACGCTCATCCTCATCGAGCACGACATGGACATCGTCATGCAGCTGGCGCAGCGCATTACCGTGCTGCATCGGGGTGTCGTGGTTACCGAAGGAACGCCCGGCGAGATCCAGAAGAATTCGATGGTGCAGCGCATCTACCTGGGGGAGGCACATGTCTGACTCCTCGATTCCCGAGCCAGTCCTCGTTCTCGAGAATCTCCACGCGTCTTATGGAGACAGTCATGTGCTTCAGGGCTGTTCGCTCTCGGTCGGGCACGAGTGCGTCACCGTCCTGGGACGGAACGGCATGGGCAAGACCACGCTGCTTCGCGCGATCATGGGACTCACGGCGCCGAAATCCGGCCGTATCGTGTTGAACGGCGAGGACCTGGCGGGCCTCAAGCCCTTTCAGATCGCGGCACACGGCATTGGCTACGTCCCACAGGGGCGGCGCCTGTTTCCATCCCTCTCCGTGCAGGAACATCTCGTCCTGACCTATGCCTCGACGCATCGGCCGAACGAATGGACGCCGAACCGCGTGTTTGAACTCTTTCCCGAACTCTGGGATCGGCGACACGTCAGCGGAACGCGCCTGAGCGGGGGCGAACAGCAGATGCTGGCGATCGGGCGGGCCCTCGTCACCAACCCGCGGGTTCTGCTTCTCGACGAGCCATCGGAAGGGCTGTCGCCGGTGGCCAACGAACGCGTGATCGAAACCTGCAGGGCGCTCCAGCGCGAGGGGCTCGCGATCCTCCTCGTCGAGCAGAATATCCGTGTCGCGGAAGCGCTCGCGAACCGCATCTACGTGATCTTGAGCGGCAAGACCGTTTACGAGTCGCCCGCCCAAGCTTTCCTGGAGGACTTGGCACTCCGGCAGAAGTACCTCGGGGTGTAAAGGAGGGAATCCATGAAAACAGTGGCGATAGTGGGGACGCTCGATACGAAGGGTGCGGAATTCGCCTTCCTGAAATCGGAAATCGAGCGGCATGGCTGCAAGACCCTGGTGTTCGACGCCGGCGTATCGGGAACGCCAGCGTTTCCTCCCGACGTCGACGCCGCAGAAATTTGCTCCGAGGGGAAGGATTCGCTTCCCGCATTGCATCACCTCGATCGCGGTACGGCCCTCGACGCCATGGCGCGGATGCTTCCGGCGGTGGTGAAGCGCTACTTCGACGAGGGGCGGTTCGACGGCATCGTTTCCATGGGTGGCGGCGGCGGAACCGCGCTCGGTACCAGTGCGATGCGGGCGCTACCCATCGGCGTCCCGAAAGTCATGGTTTCGACCATCGCGTCGGCCGACACCAGTCCATACGTCGGCACCAGCGACATCATCATGATGCCGTCCATCGTGGATGTTGCCGGGCTCAACCGCATCAGCAGGACGATCTTCGCGAATGCGGCGGCCGCGATCTGCGGCATGGTGAAGGGGCGGCTGGAGAGCCCGCCCCAAGCCGGCGACCGTCCCCTCATAGCGGCATCGATGTTCGGCAACACAACGCGTGCGGTCGACCACGCCAGGGGCCTGCTGGAGGCAAGGGGTTTCGAGGTGCTGGTCTTTCACGCCACCGGGACGGGGGGGCGCACCATGGAGCGGCTGATCGGGGAAGGATACTTCGCCGGCGTCCTTGATCTCACCACCACGGAGTGGGCGGACGAGATATGCGGCGGGGCCTTGAGCGCCGGTCCGACCCGCCTGGAGGCGGCCGGACGGGCGGGAATACCCCAGGTGGTCACACCCGCGTGCATCGACATGTGCAATTTCTGGGCGCCGGAAACCGTGCCGGCCCGCTATGCCGGACGGACACTCCATCACTGGAATCCCAACGTCACACTGATGCGCACGACCCCGGAGGAGAACGCGAGCATGGGGCGGATTTTCGCTGAAAAGCTCTCTGCCGCCCGCGGTCCCGTGGTCGTCCTCGTGCCGTTGAAGGGGTTTTCGGAATTGGATGCTCCGGGCAAGCCGTTCTGGTGGCCGGAGGCGGATCGGGCTTTCGTCGACGCGCTGCGCGCCGATCTCCGCCCGGACATCCCGGTTTTGCCCATGGATTACAACGTCAACGATGCGGAATTCTCGGAAGAGGCGGCGAATACGCTGCTGCGGATGATGGAAAAGGGGAAACAAAATGGCCATCACACGAACGGAAATCCTGCGGAAACTGCGTGAGCAGACCGAGGCAGGGATACCCATCGTCGGGGGCGGTGCCGGGACCGGCATCTCGGCCAAGTGCGAGGAGGCGGGGGGCATCGATCTGCTCGTCATCTACAATACCGGCCGCTACCGCATGGCGGGGAGAGTCTCGATCACCGGTCTATTCGCCTACGGCGATGCCAACCAGATCGTCCTCGAGATGGCGGGCGAGGTGCTTCCCGTCGTCAGGCACACGCCCGTGTTGGCCGGCGTGAACGCGACCGATCCTTTCCGGTTGATGCCGGTGTTTCTTCGCGAGGTGAAGGAACGGGGATTCTCGGGGGTCCAGAACTTCCCGACCGTCGGGCTGTTCGACGGCAAAATGCGGGCCAACATGGAGGCGACCGGACTCGGCTACGCGAAAGAGGTGGAGATGATCCGCCTCGCCAACGAGATGGACCTCCTTACGACCCCTTACGTCTTCAACGAGGACGAGGCGCAGGCCATGGCCAAGGCCGGCGCCGACATCATCGTGGCCCATGTCGGGTTGACGACCGGGGGGACGATCGGTGCGGCCGACGCGTTCTCCTTGGACGAAGCGATCGACACCACGCTTCGGATCGCTGCCGCGGCCCGCAAGATCCGTCCGGACCTGCTGGTGATCTGCCACGGCGGGCCCTTCGACGAACCGGAGAACGTGGCGGAGGCGATGCAGCGCATGCCAGGCATCAACGGCTTCTATGGGGCCTCGAGCATGGAGCGACTTCCGGTGGAGCGGGCCATCACCGAGCAAGTGTCGAAGTTCAAGAAAATAAAGTTGAAGCACTGAAAGGAAAGCGCGTTTCGGGCACCCGTCGCTGCCAGAGCCCTCACGCTCACGCAGTGCCTATCCCGGACCGAACAAGTTCACGTACTCAGAGAACGGCGGAACTCCAGGCTTTCGGAAGGGCGGGAATAGTTTCGGGACAGTTGGTTGCGTGCCCTCGCAACCAGATTTGATTCCAAAAGGCCCTCCGGCGAAAACCGCGAGGGCCTTTCGCTTGCCGAGCAAAGCTCAAGGATGCCGGCGAGGTCGCCCTCGAGCTCGGCCTCGAACGCGCCATCACCCGTCGCTCGCTTCGCAACCCGCGTCGGTGACGATGCCTGCGGTTGCCATCGCTTCATCGACCGAAGCGCCATCGTGGATAATCGCGCGGGTCGCGCGCATAACCGCCATCGGATTCGTTGCCTGGATGATGGAGCGGCCAAAGAGAACGCCGGCACCGCCGCCCGCGATGATCTGGGCGACAGTTTCCAGCGTCCCGCGGTCCGATCCGCCGTTGGGACCCCCGGCAAGCATGACCGGAATGGGCAGACTGCCGGCGATCCGGCGGAGTGCTTCCGCCGATCCGGGCCAGTCTGTTTTGAGGATATCCGCCCCCAATTCCATGCCGATCCGCGTGTGCGCCGCAACGAGATCGGGGTCCGCGATGTCGGGACAGCGCGCGCCGCGCGCGCCCATGGTCTCGATGATGTGGACCATTCCGGCCCGATGCGCGGCCGCGTTGACCTTCGCGCAATCTTCGAACGCACGGTCTTCGAGCTGGGGATCGTTGTGTCCGACGAACAGATAGGTGATGACCGCATCGGCGCCGAGCGCGACCGCGTCCTCGACCGAGGCGATCAAACGGGTATGGCCGTCGGGATAAGCCAAGCCCCCCTCTCGCCACATCGTCGTGTGGTCCAGACGCAGAATGAGGGCCGGCCCGTTGGCGCGCACGATCCGCGCGCCGTATCGAATCGCCGTGCCGACGGACAGGATGACCGCATCGACGCCCGCTTCGACGATCTGATCGAGCGTTTCTTCCGGATGTTCCACGCCGGGACAGTTTCCCAAGTGCAAGCCATGGTCGAGCGCGACGCCAAAGCCGCGTCCGGTCATCGGGTCCACGATCCGCGACATCCGCCTTTGTTTTCCGATCATCCCGTGCATGGGAGATGCTCTCCTCTTATATCGTTTCGAAGTGAATACCGGCTTGCTGGAGCCGGCTGACGATCGTTTCGTCGATCGGCCCCTTGATGAAAACATGGTCGAATTCGGCCAGTTCGGCGTAATGGTTCAATGCCCGGATCGAGAACTTGTTGGCCGTCACCAGCAACACCCTGCGTTCCGCCGAATCCATGATGGCGCGCTTGACCCGGATGACTTCCTGTTCCTGATGGTAAAGCGAGGTTCCGATGACCGAAGACGAGGACAGGAATGCCCAATCCGCCCGCAGTTTGCCGAACGAGTGTTCGCAGATCAGGCCGTAGAATGCCTT
This genomic window contains:
- a CDS encoding branched-chain amino acid ABC transporter permease; this encodes MDARYVILVLNGLTQGAIFFVLGSGLTLAFGLMRIVNMSHGAFYLLGGYLGLATLRLTGSWTAAVVAAGLSIALLGLLLERGMLARVREGGDLSQTLLTIALSMIIADVALAVWGGHSLSIRAPAAISMPVTIFGITYPGFRYVLMGISVLIALLLWLILYRTRFGIAVRASVDDREIVSALGVRIDTVYSLMFMLSAFLGGIAGVLGGTYLQLSPGEDTTILTYSLVVVIVGGLGSLMGAVVSSLILGQILSFSLAYAPQMSMFLVFVPMAIVLAVRPEGLFGRRV
- a CDS encoding branched-chain amino acid ABC transporter permease produces the protein MTGSAVQRDTFRGAKLIAGGTLIVALVALPAYGDQYTLTTFIRTIYFGFLALSVGFLLGQGGMISLTQTAFFGISGYVVGLLGAERGLPFPIPELAGLGLVAATALLFGLVVMRTHGIVFLMLTLALGQICWSFARQNTSVLHGWAGIRGIQPPSVFGLDLTQNATFYWMSLVLFGLGLLLLWRLVESPFGLALNGIRESPRRMSALGYPVFWLRVMAFVIAALYAGVGGILAAWSSGIVTPTALQLSRTIWILLVVILGGARYFWGPVLGAVIAVWLDVIISQLTPRYNTVIGIVFVVVILVAPNGILGVWEKISAKRRRFRGVAESDHAEALSTAPKVRRRLSRAEED
- a CDS encoding ABC transporter substrate-binding protein, encoding MISHDAIKKTFAPLVAAGIIATPAAAFAADGTVTIGMLSAFTGAFASFGQLQKEGAVLALEQRDYKVAGKTIKIIYADDQLDNELAVTKAKQLVEQDKVDVITGLVSGDEGLSVGAYMKDKKIPVVPMYSASEDSTMREWYPFIVRPTWTGAQPMDVFGYWLAKVKGIKKIYMIGEDYSYPYNQAGGFKRGFLRGGGVEVKTVWHAVPTSDYSSIIASIPLGEKYDAVLYNGAGSDAVAFVKQYVEFGMQKRIPLFGQSNTFEKPDLDSMPQEIVGAYSAHLTADDLNTPNWNKFRDAFKKRWNHSPSAASEFAYGSMELILRAIEARKGDVADKAALVAAMRSVDMSDEPRGPVKLDDYNAAIENVYIREVALGSDGVMYNKGLFTAKNVSQFGPYDPKVYMKQPADGRTSPPDLRAEMPSEMLQVARDYEFVPFGK
- a CDS encoding ABC transporter ATP-binding protein, with the protein product MTLPDQQYAIVTRQVSKTFGGIKAVQGVDIAVAVGERRALIGPNGAGKSTLFNLITGEISVDEGQIHVLGRDATRFSVQRRARLGLGRTYQISQLFLELSVEQSLFLASGTGTGFGLSLLSGWRDRPGERAWNREVAERVGLADHLFRRVGELSHGLQRQLELGMALAMRPRLVMLDEPAAGLSPAERQTLVVLIQAMAPDITLILIEHDMDIVMQLAQRITVLHRGVVVTEGTPGEIQKNSMVQRIYLGEAHV
- a CDS encoding ABC transporter ATP-binding protein translates to MSDSSIPEPVLVLENLHASYGDSHVLQGCSLSVGHECVTVLGRNGMGKTTLLRAIMGLTAPKSGRIVLNGEDLAGLKPFQIAAHGIGYVPQGRRLFPSLSVQEHLVLTYASTHRPNEWTPNRVFELFPELWDRRHVSGTRLSGGEQQMLAIGRALVTNPRVLLLDEPSEGLSPVANERVIETCRALQREGLAILLVEQNIRVAEALANRIYVILSGKTVYESPAQAFLEDLALRQKYLGV
- a CDS encoding Tm-1-like ATP-binding domain-containing protein, producing MKTVAIVGTLDTKGAEFAFLKSEIERHGCKTLVFDAGVSGTPAFPPDVDAAEICSEGKDSLPALHHLDRGTALDAMARMLPAVVKRYFDEGRFDGIVSMGGGGGTALGTSAMRALPIGVPKVMVSTIASADTSPYVGTSDIIMMPSIVDVAGLNRISRTIFANAAAAICGMVKGRLESPPQAGDRPLIAASMFGNTTRAVDHARGLLEARGFEVLVFHATGTGGRTMERLIGEGYFAGVLDLTTTEWADEICGGALSAGPTRLEAAGRAGIPQVVTPACIDMCNFWAPETVPARYAGRTLHHWNPNVTLMRTTPEENASMGRIFAEKLSAARGPVVVLVPLKGFSELDAPGKPFWWPEADRAFVDALRADLRPDIPVLPMDYNVNDAEFSEEAANTLLRMMEKGKQNGHHTNGNPAETA
- a CDS encoding phosphoenolpyruvate hydrolase family protein translates to MAITRTEILRKLREQTEAGIPIVGGGAGTGISAKCEEAGGIDLLVIYNTGRYRMAGRVSITGLFAYGDANQIVLEMAGEVLPVVRHTPVLAGVNATDPFRLMPVFLREVKERGFSGVQNFPTVGLFDGKMRANMEATGLGYAKEVEMIRLANEMDLLTTPYVFNEDEAQAMAKAGADIIVAHVGLTTGGTIGAADAFSLDEAIDTTLRIAAAARKIRPDLLVICHGGPFDEPENVAEAMQRMPGINGFYGASSMERLPVERAITEQVSKFKKIKLKH
- a CDS encoding class I fructose-bisphosphate aldolase, with protein sequence MHGMIGKQRRMSRIVDPMTGRGFGVALDHGLHLGNCPGVEHPEETLDQIVEAGVDAVILSVGTAIRYGARIVRANGPALILRLDHTTMWREGGLAYPDGHTRLIASVEDAVALGADAVITYLFVGHNDPQLEDRAFEDCAKVNAAAHRAGMVHIIETMGARGARCPDIADPDLVAAHTRIGMELGADILKTDWPGSAEALRRIAGSLPIPVMLAGGPNGGSDRGTLETVAQIIAGGGAGVLFGRSIIQATNPMAVMRATRAIIHDGASVDEAMATAGIVTDAGCEASDG